In Lagopus muta isolate bLagMut1 chromosome 6, bLagMut1 primary, whole genome shotgun sequence, one DNA window encodes the following:
- the NIN gene encoding ninein isoform X1, with translation MDEAEQDQYEARLKELFDSFDSTGTGSLGQEELTDLCHVLHLEEVAPALQQTLLQGNLLGRVHFDQFKEALILILSRTLSNEEHFQEPDCSPEAQPKYIKGNKRYGRRSLPEFQQSVEDFAEVTVLEPLGEEVQPPHITTSGREERWKTQDSEEYEAEGQLRFWNPDDLNASQGTSLPTPEWVEEKLQEVCEHLGISRDGHLNRKKLISICEQFGLQHIDGEVLEEVLHNLEQDGTMSVEDFFYSLFRNAKPLTPSASTPYRQLKRHLSMQSFDESGRRTAGPAAMPSTVGFCLFSGLDDGMGYGCVEGILDCWHQEGMENSQDVLKALDFSLDGKVNLTELTLALENELLITKNSIHQAALASFKTEIRHLLERVDQVAREKEKLRSDLEKAEKLKSLMASEVDDHHAAIERRNEYNLRKLDEEYKERIGALKNELRKEREQILQQANRQRLELEQEIEKLKTDENYVRDRLTLSLKENSRLESELLETGEKLAEYESLASKLQRNLENVLAEKFGDLDPSSAEFFLQEERLAQMKNEYELQCRELQDQIDELHSELEEYRTQGKVFRPSLKNSLSEEFDIDIKSYGNSGVEPDQGLGSEDCNPLNMSIEAEMAIEQMKEQHHRDLHHLKQELEDTVSHYEKQLGETKTHCEKEQEDMRKKYSEEMRVMEKQIAGLRSQVAELQGEAAALREQQEKLGCEHNAEKNKLQVSFSEEKANLQELLRQEHEDDVRARLEQANEKFSREREELIQNGVWAEEKMRALLQALQDEKGELEHGFHQQLERMAEAHALEKEELLRKHRQELEEERQKMESDYNRRASHAESQFSADTQTLVNKYEETIQSLEGRYQRELREFVELQREEKAQWEFERDEIAQEVAEAHEQLKESLANEKAASVALSREKELLEKKFKEEVNMLVCEKEQLQKELQELRDAAEERERKLSSEMLQLQNDHERELKDKEERINTVEESGKLIRQKLERLHSEYKREKEELNSKLLALESLNKDICVKAEAEKAEMNLEISNLQEKVQKLQWENLSFSALQNHYRVLENEYTKAKSKIASFSATEPLGDDADVLINLQKVHEQAVKENVRMAAEIVRLQQRLQDAECRSMGRAWPNCSDQTLQLLDEVNPLFGGLPCDCRDEGKGADLDGCQFLEADATDLEERMGCGLEEPCDGSRADSGAPEVWMCHVPGGKMALESDGNLDLDKDLEVGSQVPLLQTNRDLEGVPRLKILQNGIEQQNVCLLSNRAAPKSKSFHPDASRLQTELEHIKELERVPGLMNGDLESAIPQLWEKVEELQERLMAQAKLLSLQEEIQAENEGLKSEVMKLVEKNRVLEDNLCELRSFHCKLEERELESMKLWEENTQLPKTVRELKDGQTQSVGGEIDVSREKLRLRCQLGKPEERAAVLKALQDEHAQRGSTMKEASTEKTGLQEHSEMLEEVPTLVNPNAMHPQEEERNAVTRGLQSTCTELQQKVDLLRCEAEKLREENAILKNKVMLLNEEGSASSLKLRELNGSREEMRLKIEAVRKEKVAVQKMVDNLKKQVADLKARNQQLDSENTELSQRNSKNQADVQDLNQQLARVLKQKEREAGKCTLEEWEKERLALKEELENNKVKSSNVVSSLEMELSEMKVQARVLEQENRLLKEELEKAKQLPRCPDLSDLQNEVSSLMTKNEKLLKEKEALSEELSRCIDKVAKVSCLESAVGSLKQEQKSWEQQSQTLKTQLSASQEKVQSLDETLQNTSLQMSCLRSDLRVAQQEKEALEQEVMSLHKQLQNANEKNRVLARAVPSPGCTQQDELEQLMAQEQQLLRQEKERLQREARSSATELVHAREKIRQLESTVLSLKHQKHQSQSGIVKAIEQEKLSLKRECEQLQKELSSANRKISQMNSVGHELETSSENEGLRKKQVKLDDQLMEMRRSSSSGMLSQPLHPRELPQQGCAVVPREQFLQLQQQLLQAEQRGQRLQEELESRPSETHMQQGGHEQLLKMMEERMMDVEQKLRLVKRLLQDKVNQLKEQLSKNTKADAVVKDLYVENAQLLKALEMTEQRQKTAEKKNYLLEEKIANLNKIVKNLASPSFSSAAELRS, from the exons ATTGCTCCCCAGAAGCGCAGCCCAAATACATCAAAGGCAACAAGCGCTACGGCCGCCGGTCGCTGCCGGAGTTCCAGCAGTCTGTGGAGGACTTTGCTGAGGTGACTGTCCTCGAGCCGCTGGGAGAGGAAGTGCAGCCTCCACACATCACAACCAGCGGCCGTGAGGAG CGCTGGAAGACTCAGGACAGCGAGGAGTACGAGGCAGAAG GGCAGCTGCGCTTCTGGAACCCAGACGACTTGAATGCCTCCCAAGGCACATCACTGCCCACACCAGAATGGGTGGAGGAGAAGCTGCAAGAGGTCTGTGAGCACCTtggcatctccagggatggccACTTGAACCGCAAGAAGCTCATCTCCATCTGTGAGCAGTTCGGGCTCCAACACATCGACGGGGAG GTGCTTGAAGAGGTGCTCCATAACCTGGAGCAGGATGGCACTATGAGTGTGGAAGATTTCTTCTACAGCTTGTTTAGGAATGCAAAGCCACTGACACCCTCAGCATCTACCCCGTACCGACAGCTGAAGAGACACCTCTCCATGCAG TCCTTTGATGAGAGTGGCCGCCGCACTGCAGGCCCCGCCGCCATGCCCAGCACCGTTGGGTTCTGCCTCTTCTCCGGCCTGGATGATGGCATGGGTTATGGCTGTGTGGAGGGCATCTTGGACTGCTGGCACCAGGAAGGCATGGAGAACAGCCAGGACGTCCTGAAG GCTTTGGATTTCAGCTTGGATGGGAAGGTGAACCTGACCGAGCTGACGCTGGCACTAGAAAATGAGCTTCTAATAACCAAGAACAGCATCCACCAGGCGGCCCTGGCCAGCTTCAAGACAGAGATCAGACACTTGCT GGAGCGAGTTGACCAAGTGGCcagagagaaggagaagctgCGCTCGGAtttggaaaaagctgaaaaactgaaatctcTGATGGCTTCTGAAGTTGATGACCACCATGCAGCAATAGAGCGCCGCAATGAGTACAACCTCAG GAAGCTGGATGAGGAGTACAAGGAACGAATCGGCGCTCTGAAGAATGAGCTGCGGAAAGAGCGCGAGCAAATCCTGCAGCAGGCTAACAGACAGcggctggagctggagcaggagatAGAGAAGCTGAAAACTGATGAGAACTACGTCCGTGACCGCCTCACACTGTCCCTGAAG GAAAACAGCCGTCTGGAAAGCGAGCTCTTGGAAACTGGAGAAAAGCTGGCTGAGTATGAAAGCCTGGCAAGCAAACTGCAGAGGAACTTGGAAAATGTCCTGGCTGAGAAG TTTGGGGACCTGGATCCCAGCAGTGCGGAGTTCTTCCTGCAGGAGGAGAGGTTGGCCCAAATGAAGAATGAATACgagctgcagtgcagg gagctgcaggaccaGATCGATGAGCTGCACTCAGAGCTGGAGGAGTACCGCACTCAGGGCAAGGTGTTCAGGCCGTCCCTGAAAAACTCACTGTCAGAGGAGTTTGATATTGATATCAAAAGCTATGGCAACAGTGGCGTTGAACCTGACCAGG GACTTGGGTCAGAAGACTGCAATCCATTAAATATGAGCATAGAGGCTGAAATGGCCATCGAGCAAATGAAGGAGCAGCATCACAGGGATTTGCATCACCTCAAGCAGGAGCTGGAAGACACT GTGAGTCACTATGAGAAGCAGCTGGGTGAGACGAAAACCCACTGtgagaaggagcaggaggacATGAGGAAGAAGTACAGTGAGGAGATGCGTGTGATGGAGAAGCAGATAGCTGGGCTCAGAAGCCAAGTTGCAGAGCTGCaaggagaggctgcagcactCAGGGAGCAGCAAGAAAAGCTTGGCTGTGAACATAATGCTGAGAAAAACAAGCTGCAGGTCAGCTTCAGTGAGGAGAAAGCCaatctgcaggagctgctgaggcagGAGCACGAGGACGATGTTAGAGCCAGGTTGGAGCAGGCCAATGAGAAGTTCAGTCGAGAACGGGAGGAGCTGATCCAGAACGGAGTCTgggcagaggagaaaatgagagcactgctgcaggcactgcaggatgAGAAGGGAGAGCTGGAGCACGGCTTCCATCAGCAGCTGGAGAGGATGGCAGAAGCACATGCCCTGGagaaggaggagctgctgaggaagcaCAGGCAGGAGTTGGAGGAGGAGAG GCAAAAAATGGAAAGTGACTATAACAGAAGAGCATCTCATGCTGAAAGCCAGTTCTCTGCTGACACCCAAACACTTGTGAATAAGTATGAAGAAACCATCCAAAGTCTGGAGGGCCGCTACCAGCGAGAGCTGCGTGAGTTTGTGGAACTGcagagagaggagaaggctcagtGGGAGTTTGAAAGGGATGAGATTGCCCAGGAGGTCGCTGAAGCCCAcgagcagctgaaggaaagccTGGCAAATGAGAAGGCTGCATCTGTTGCCCTGAGCCGAGAGAAGGAGCTCCTGGAGAAGAAGTTTAAGGAGGAGGTGAACATGTTGGTGTGCGAGAAGGAGCAGCTCCAGAAAGaactgcaggagctgagggatGCTGCTGAGGAGCGGGAGAGAAAGCTGAGCAGTGAGATGCTACAGCTTCAAAATGACCACGAGAGAGAGCTGAAGGACAAAGAGGAGCGTATCAACACGGTGGAGGAAAGTGGGAAACTGATCAGGCAAAAGCTGGAGAGACTCCATAGTGAGTATAAGCGGGAGAAGGAAGAACTGAATTCCAAGCTTCTGGCCTTGGAAAGTTTAAACAAAGACATTTGtgtgaaagcagaagcagaaaaggcAGAGATGAATTTGGAAATCTCAAACCTCCAAGAAAAAGTGCAGAAGTTGCAGTGGGAGAACCTTAGTTTTTCTGCACTACAGAATCACTATCGGGTCCTGGAAAACGAATACAccaaagcaaagagcaaaatagCTTCTTTCTCTGCTACGGAGCCGCTGGGAGATGATGCAGATGTGCTCATAAACCTGCAGAAAGTGCATGAGCaagctgtgaaggaaaatgtCAGGATGGCTGCTGAGATTGTCAGGCTGCAGCAAAGGCTGCAAGATGCTGAGTGCAGATCCATGGGGCGTGCCTGGCCTAATTGCTCTGACCAAACATTGCAGCTGCTAGATGAAGTGAATCCTCTTTTTGGAGGGCTGCCCTGTGACTGTAGAGATGAAGGCAAGGGAGCGGATCTGGATGGCTGTCAGTTCCTGGAGGCTGATGCTACAGACCTGGAAGAAAGGATGGGTTGTGGTTTGGAGGAGCCGTGTGATGGAAGCAGAGCGGACAGTGGTGCTCCTGAGGTGTGGATGTGCCACGTGCCAGGGGGTAAAATGGCACTGGAGAGTGATGGCAACCTTGACTTGGACAAGGATCTAGAGGTGGGTTCTCAGGTGCCTCTGCTGCAAACAAACAGAGATCTTGAGGGAGTACCCAGGCTAAAAATACTCCAGAATGGTATTGAACAGCAGAATGTCTGTCTGCTAAGTAACAGAGCAGCTCCCAAGAGTAAAAGCTTTCATCCTGATGCTTCAAGGCTGCAGACTGAACTTGAGCACATCAAAGAACTGGAACGTGTTCCTGGATTGATGAACGGTGACCTGGAAAGTGCAATACCTCAACTCTGGGAGAAGGTTGAAGAGTTGCAAGAAAGATTGATGGCACAAGCcaagctgctgtcactgcaagAAGAAATTCAGGCAGAAAATGAGGGCCTGAAATCTGAAGTGATGAAGTTAGTAGAAAAAAACAGAGTTCTGGAAGACAACCTGTGTGAACTGAGAAGCTTTCATTGCAAGCTAGAAGAAAGAGAGCTGGAAAGTATGAagctctgggaagaaaacacGCAGCTCCCCAAAACAGTTAGAGAACTGAAAGATGGCCAAACCCAAAGTGTTGGAGGAGAAATAGATGTGTCCAGGGAGAAGTTAAGGCTGCGATGCCAGCTTGGAAAGCCAGAAGAACGGGCGGCAGTGCTTAAGGCTCTGCAAGATGAGCATGCCCAACGTGGCAGCACGATGAAGGAAGCATCAACAGAAAAGACAGGTCTGcaggagcacagtgagatgCTGGAGGAGGTCCCCACTCTGGTTAACCCCAATGCCATGCATCcccaggaggaggagaggaacgCAGTGACACGTGGCTTACAAAGCACGTGCACCGAGCTGCAGCAAAAAGTTGATCTTTTGAG ATGTGAGGCTGAGAAGCTCAGAGAAGAAAACGccattctgaaaaacaaagtgatgCTGTTAAATGAGGAGGGCAGTGCTTCCAGCCTGAAACTGCGGGAGCTGAATGGATCCCGGGAGGAGATGCG GCTAAAGATAGAGGCAGTAAGGAAGGAGAAAGTGGCTGTGCAGAAGATGGTTGACAATCTGAAAAAGCAG GTGGCAGATCTGAAGGCCAGGAACCAGCAGCTGGactctgaaaacacagaactgaGCCAGAGAAACTCCAAAAACCAAGCAGATGTGCAGGATCTCAACCAACAGCTGGCAAGGGTGCTCaagcaaaaggaaagggaagcagGAAAATGTACCCTGGAAGAGTGGGAAAAGGAGAGATTGGCACTGAAAGAGGAACTAGAAAACAATAAAGTGAAG TCATCAAATGTGGTGTCCTCCTTGGAGATGGAgctgtcagaaatgaaagttCAAGCTCGTGTGTTGGAGCAGGAGAACCGCCTTCTCAAGGAGGAGTTGGAGAAGGCAAAGCAG CTGCCCAGGTGCCCTGACCTCTCTGACCTTCAGAACGAAGTCTCTAGCTTGATGACTAAGAatgaaaagctgctgaaagaaaaggaagcgCTGAGCGAGGAATTAAGCAGATGTATTGATAAG GTGGCCAAAGTAAGCTGCTTGGAGAGCGCTGTTGGCAGCTTGAagcaggagcagaagtcctgggAACAACAGAGTCAGACCCTGAAAACGCAGCTATCAGCTTCACAGGAGAAG GTTCAGAGCCTGGATGAAACCCTGCAGAACACCAGCCTCCAAATGTCCTGCCTGAGGTCGGACCTGCGGGTGGCACAGCAGGAGAAGGAAGCTCTTGAGCAAGAGGTGATGTCTTTAcacaagcagctgcagaacGCCAATGAGAAG AACAGGGTCCTAGCACGGGCTGTGCCTTCCCCAGGGTGCACACAGCAGGACGAGCTGGAGCAGCTGAtggcccaggagcagcagctgctgcggCAGGAGAAGGAACGGCTGCAGAGGGAAGCCCGCAGCTCTGCCACAGAGCTGGTGCATGCCAGGGAGAAG ATCCGACAGCTGGAATCCACTGTCCTCTCCTTAAAGCATCAGAAGCATCAAAGCCAGTCAGGTATTGTCAAAGCCATAGAGCAGGAGAAACTAAGCTTGAAGAGAGAGTGTGAACAGCTACAGAAGGAGTTGTCCTCTGCCAATAGGAAG ATCAGTCAGATGAATTCTGTTGGACACGAATTGGAAACAAGCTCAGAAAATGAAGGGCTAAGGAAAAAGCAGGTCAAGCTGGACGATCAGTTAATGGAG ATGCGACGCTCGAGCAGCAGCGGGATGCTTAGCCAGCCCCTGCACCCCCGGGAGctcccacagcagggctgtgccgtGGTGCCCAGGGAGCagttcctgcagctccagcagcagctgctgcaggcggAGCAGCGGGGCCAGCGGTTGCAGGAGGAGCTTGAGAGCAGACCTTCTGAAACCCACATGCAGCAG